The Pelodiscus sinensis isolate JC-2024 chromosome 10, ASM4963464v1, whole genome shotgun sequence genome has a segment encoding these proteins:
- the ABCC5 gene encoding ATP-binding cassette sub-family C member 5 isoform X5, protein MKDIDLGKEYVIPSPGYRNVRERAGSERCQEQEGLKFQQAKYKVECQDALETAARAEGLPLDSSMHSHLRMLDEEHHKGKYHHGLSLLKPIRTTSKHQHPVDNAGLFSCMTFSWLTPLARTAYKKGELFMDDVWSLSKHESSDVNCRRLERLWQEELKETGPEDASLRKVVWIFCRTRLIISIVCLMITQLAGFSGPNFQDGCILRSE, encoded by the exons ATGAAGGACATCGACCTAGGAAAAGAGTACGTTATACCCAGTCCTGGGTATAGAAATGTAAGGGAGAGAGCCGGCTCGGAGCGATGCCAAGAGCAGGAAGGGCTGAAATTCCAGCAAGCTAAATATAAG GTGGAATGTCAAGATGCCTTGGAGACAGCAGCAAGGGCAGAAGGCCTTCCGCTGGACAGCTCCATGCATTCCCACCTGAGAATGTTGGACGAGGAGCATCACAAGGGCAAATATCACCATGGCTTGAGCTTGCTAAAACCCATACGGACTACTTCCAA aCACCAGCATCCAGTAGACAATGCTGGACTTTTCTCCTGCATGACTTTTTCATGGCTCACTCCTCTGGCTCGTACAGCATACAAGAAAGGAGAGCTTTTTATGGATGATGTGTGGTCTTTGTCAAAGCATGAGTCTTCAGATGTTAACTGTAGAAG GTTAGAGAGGTTATGGCAGGAAGAACTGAAAGAAACAGGACCCGAAGATGCTTCTCTCCGGAAGGTTGTATGGATCTTCTGCCGCACCAGGCTCATAATTTCCATAGTGTGTCTGATGATCACTCAGCTTGCAGGCTTCAGTGGACCA AATTTTCAGGATGGCTGTATTCTGCGATCAGAATGA